From Streptomyces sp. Edi4, one genomic window encodes:
- a CDS encoding alpha/beta hydrolase-fold protein, with the protein MGLTSTTALATAVLATVLLSLLVVWQWPRLAGRGWRPVLGRVGMMCAVQLLLFSSVGLAANKTFLFYGSWADLFGRQDGVGVLDAKATASPGITVAGKQKVDVPGAGKPSIGGEVQKVSVQGERSRIVTPAYVYLPPEYFQKGYEHTSFPATVVLTGFPGTAENLIKGLHYPKTAWTLSKQKKSQPMILVMMRPTVAPPRNTQCVDIPGGPQTETFFADDLRKAISGTYRVGTKARNWGFIGDSTGGYCALKIALEHPEAYAAGVGLSADYKPDVDMQSGDLFHGNKREENRSDLLWALDHLPQGNSSFLLTTSHQGEGNFRETQKFIAKVKHPAHVSSITLASGGHNFNTWLREIPPSLQWLSDRLAAD; encoded by the coding sequence ATGGGGCTGACAAGTACCACCGCTCTGGCAACGGCCGTGCTCGCCACGGTCCTGCTGTCCCTCCTGGTCGTATGGCAGTGGCCACGGCTGGCGGGGCGCGGATGGCGGCCGGTGCTCGGCCGGGTGGGCATGATGTGCGCGGTCCAGTTGCTGCTCTTCTCCTCCGTGGGTCTCGCGGCCAACAAGACGTTCCTCTTCTACGGCTCGTGGGCGGACCTGTTCGGCCGGCAGGACGGCGTGGGGGTCCTCGACGCGAAGGCGACCGCGAGCCCGGGGATAACGGTCGCCGGAAAGCAGAAGGTCGATGTGCCGGGCGCCGGGAAGCCGAGCATAGGCGGCGAGGTGCAGAAGGTCTCGGTGCAGGGAGAGCGCTCCCGCATCGTCACCCCTGCCTACGTCTATCTGCCGCCGGAGTACTTCCAGAAGGGCTACGAGCACACCTCGTTCCCGGCGACCGTGGTGCTGACCGGTTTTCCCGGCACCGCCGAGAACCTGATCAAGGGGCTGCACTACCCGAAGACGGCGTGGACCCTGTCCAAGCAGAAGAAGTCGCAGCCCATGATCCTGGTGATGATGCGGCCGACCGTCGCACCGCCGCGCAACACCCAGTGCGTCGACATCCCTGGCGGCCCCCAGACGGAGACGTTCTTCGCCGACGACCTGCGCAAGGCGATCTCCGGTACGTACCGCGTCGGCACCAAGGCCCGCAACTGGGGCTTCATCGGGGACTCGACGGGCGGCTACTGCGCCCTGAAGATCGCACTGGAGCACCCGGAGGCGTACGCGGCCGGTGTCGGCCTCTCCGCCGACTACAAGCCGGACGTGGACATGCAGTCCGGTGACCTCTTCCACGGCAACAAGCGCGAGGAGAATCGTTCCGACCTCCTGTGGGCGCTCGACCACCTGCCGCAGGGCAACTCCTCCTTCCTGCTCACCACATCGCACCAGGGCGAGGGCAATTTCCGCGAGACGCAGAAGTTCATCGCTAAGGTCAAGCACCCCGCGCACGTCTCCTCGATCACGCTCGCGTCCGGCGGCCACAACTTCAACACGTGGCTGCGGGAGATCCCGCCGTCGCTGCAATGGCTGAGCGACCGCCTCGCCGCCGACTAG
- a CDS encoding peptidylprolyl isomerase gives MLGRRGALLAAVVLIPLATATQAGAAAAPAPAAACAYTPAVPADNYKGIPDFDPVKAARPFSATLRTSQGAITFKALTDKAPCTTNSFRFLAQRHYFDGTHCHRLTTARLYVLQCGDPTGTGSGGPGYSFPDENLTGATYPAGTVAMANAGPNTNGSQFFFVWKDTKLSPAYTPFGKVTAGLDVLQKIAAGGEDDQNGPGDGYPTLPVNIKRVQIKKM, from the coding sequence ATGCTCGGTAGAAGAGGCGCGTTGCTCGCCGCTGTCGTCCTGATCCCGCTCGCCACGGCCACGCAGGCCGGCGCGGCCGCCGCTCCCGCGCCGGCGGCCGCCTGCGCCTACACTCCGGCCGTCCCCGCCGACAACTACAAGGGGATACCGGACTTCGATCCGGTCAAGGCGGCCAGGCCGTTCAGCGCCACCTTGCGCACCAGCCAGGGCGCCATCACCTTCAAGGCGCTCACCGACAAGGCGCCGTGCACCACCAACTCCTTCCGCTTCCTCGCCCAGCGGCACTACTTCGACGGCACGCACTGCCACCGGCTCACCACCGCGCGCCTGTACGTCCTTCAGTGCGGCGACCCGACCGGCACGGGCAGCGGCGGGCCCGGCTACTCCTTCCCGGACGAGAACCTGACCGGGGCCACCTATCCGGCCGGGACGGTGGCGATGGCCAACGCAGGACCCAACACCAATGGCAGCCAGTTCTTCTTCGTCTGGAAGGACACCAAGCTCTCGCCCGCCTACACCCCGTTCGGCAAGGTCACGGCGGGGCTCGACGTGCTGCAAAAGATCGCGGCAGGCGGCGAGGACGACCAGAACGGGCCCGGCGACGGCTACCCCACGCTGCCGGTGAACATCAAGCGCGTCCAGATCAAGAAGATGTGA
- a CDS encoding TIGR03767 family metallophosphoesterase, which produces MSRRQFVTRMSAAAAGAALWSATAQDRAMAVTAARAVRTGGTTLEQAAAPVGTGAYKRLVAGPGWPLVVRGELAGAVTGRDDRRTGLASFVQFTDLHLADTESPVRFEYLAQYNDSAYRPQEALTVRGASSLVERVNAVRQGPYTGLPFSTVMATGDNTDNHELIELDWYLTVMSGGRVTPSSGDATRYEGVQNSGSASYWNPELSFQDTYKAKGLPQIPGFLTGATRPFDAPGLDMPWYTTVGNHDDSIEGSLPDLGLLNDLYTGDRKIEGCDDATAAKLAYALRHDPAQAALLLGKLLGNGGAIRKVTPDERRRPFSPAEFAKAHLNPAYAGAGPVGHGFTSDAASSGHLYYTFPLAEGVLGISLDTTNRAGFADGSLGTAQLNWLESVLKSHSGHWYDSDGHVVRGGSGDSLIVLFSHHTSTTMGNLLPDPYHPFEGRHDGNALVSLLQRYPNVVAWVNGHTHENRITPHGHAVPERAFWEINTASHVDFPQHARIIEIADNGDGTLSLFTTLIESAAPYTTDFADTSDRGLAALYRELAYNDPYATPAARLGASIDHNTELLLARPGK; this is translated from the coding sequence ATGAGCCGCCGTCAGTTCGTCACGCGGATGTCCGCGGCGGCCGCGGGAGCCGCGTTGTGGTCGGCGACCGCGCAGGACCGGGCCATGGCCGTCACCGCCGCGCGTGCGGTGCGCACCGGCGGCACGACCCTGGAGCAGGCCGCGGCGCCCGTGGGCACCGGGGCGTACAAGCGCCTGGTGGCGGGGCCCGGCTGGCCGCTGGTGGTCCGGGGCGAGCTGGCGGGCGCCGTGACCGGGCGCGACGACCGCCGCACCGGGCTCGCCTCCTTCGTTCAGTTCACCGATCTGCACCTGGCCGACACCGAGTCGCCGGTGCGCTTCGAGTACTTGGCGCAGTACAACGACAGCGCCTACCGCCCGCAGGAAGCGCTCACGGTGCGCGGCGCGTCCTCCCTGGTCGAGCGCGTCAACGCGGTACGCCAAGGGCCGTACACCGGACTGCCCTTCAGCACGGTGATGGCCACCGGCGACAACACCGACAACCACGAACTCATCGAACTCGACTGGTACTTGACGGTCATGAGCGGCGGCCGCGTCACCCCGAGCAGCGGTGACGCCACCCGGTACGAGGGTGTGCAGAATTCCGGCAGCGCCTCCTACTGGAACCCCGAGCTGTCCTTCCAGGACACCTACAAGGCCAAGGGGCTCCCCCAGATCCCCGGTTTCCTGACGGGCGCCACCCGTCCCTTCGACGCGCCGGGGCTCGACATGCCCTGGTACACGACCGTCGGCAACCACGACGACAGCATCGAGGGCAGCCTGCCCGACCTCGGCCTCCTGAACGATCTGTACACCGGCGACCGGAAGATCGAGGGCTGCGACGACGCCACCGCGGCGAAGCTCGCCTACGCCCTGCGCCACGACCCGGCCCAGGCGGCGCTCCTGCTCGGCAAGCTGCTCGGCAACGGCGGCGCGATACGCAAGGTGACCCCCGACGAGCGCCGCCGGCCCTTCAGCCCGGCCGAGTTCGCCAAGGCGCACCTGAACCCGGCGTACGCCGGAGCCGGGCCGGTCGGCCACGGTTTCACCTCCGACGCCGCGAGCAGCGGCCACCTGTACTACACCTTCCCGCTCGCCGAGGGGGTGCTCGGCATCAGCCTGGACACCACCAACAGGGCCGGTTTCGCGGACGGTTCGCTCGGCACCGCTCAGCTCAACTGGCTCGAATCGGTCCTCAAGTCCCACAGCGGCCACTGGTACGACAGCGACGGGCACGTGGTGCGCGGCGGGTCGGGCGACTCGCTCATCGTGCTGTTCAGCCACCACACCAGCACCACGATGGGCAACCTGCTGCCGGACCCGTACCACCCGTTCGAGGGGCGTCACGACGGCAACGCCCTGGTCTCGCTGCTCCAGCGCTACCCGAACGTGGTGGCCTGGGTGAACGGACACACCCACGAGAACCGGATCACCCCGCACGGCCACGCGGTCCCCGAGCGCGCCTTCTGGGAGATCAACACCGCGTCGCATGTCGACTTTCCCCAGCATGCCCGGATCATCGAGATCGCGGACAACGGCGACGGCACGCTCTCCTTGTTCACGACCCTCATCGAGTCCGCCGCGCCCTACACGACGGATTTCGCCGACACCTCCGACCGCGGACTCGCCGCGCTGTACCGCGAGTTGGCGTACAACGATCCCTATGCGACCCCGGCCGCCCGGCTCGGCGCCTCCATCGACCACAACACCGAGCTCCTGCTGGCGCGCCCCGGCAAGTGA
- a CDS encoding FAD-dependent monooxygenase, producing MHDVVIVGAGPVGLFLACELGLAGCSVLVLEREPQGRSPLKAKPLGLRGLSAASVEGFYRRGMLDDLVAASGTHEVFGPVAGPGASPGADTPGAPRAGGHFAGMLLDPAKVDVTALPFWLPSPAPLRMPTDLEAVETLLAERAARLGVEVRYGVAVSGLTQDDEGVVARAGEDEYAARWLVGCDGGRSTVRGLAGFEFTGTGPQLTGYVLEGTIAGPEELSFGFVPTPRGMYLRLGQGYIAMMDFDGGAFDRSRPPTRDHLQEVLRRISGTDATLSDVRLASSFTDRSMQVPSYRRGRVLLAGDAAHIHSPLGGQGLNLGIGDAMNLGWKLAATVRKDAPDGLLDTYSAERHPVGAAVLDWSRAQVAVMQPGPIGQALKGVVRDLIGTGDGTAYVFTRLSGTWVRYDLGDEHPLAGRSVPDFRLKDGRHIGDLLRDGRAVALDFSTEHRLSGSAKDREGRIRYVAGPVDDDLGLGAVLVRPDGVVAWAGERVPDPVAFERAADRWLGGPEL from the coding sequence ATGCATGACGTAGTGATCGTGGGCGCAGGCCCGGTCGGACTGTTCCTCGCCTGCGAACTCGGCCTCGCGGGCTGTTCCGTCCTGGTCCTGGAGCGGGAGCCCCAGGGCCGTTCCCCGCTCAAGGCGAAGCCGCTCGGGCTGCGGGGTCTGTCCGCCGCGTCGGTCGAGGGGTTCTACCGCCGCGGAATGCTGGACGACCTGGTGGCGGCCTCCGGTACGCACGAGGTCTTCGGCCCCGTCGCAGGACCGGGCGCCTCCCCCGGCGCCGACACCCCCGGGGCCCCGCGCGCCGGGGGCCATTTCGCGGGCATGCTGCTCGACCCGGCGAAGGTCGATGTCACCGCCCTGCCGTTCTGGCTGCCGAGCCCGGCGCCGCTGCGCATGCCGACCGACCTCGAAGCGGTCGAGACCCTGCTGGCCGAGCGGGCCGCCCGGCTCGGTGTGGAGGTCCGGTACGGCGTCGCGGTGTCCGGCCTCACCCAGGACGACGAGGGTGTGGTGGCCCGGGCCGGCGAGGACGAGTACGCGGCGCGCTGGCTGGTCGGCTGCGACGGCGGGCGCAGCACGGTGCGCGGTCTCGCCGGCTTCGAATTCACCGGCACCGGGCCGCAGTTGACGGGATACGTCCTCGAGGGCACGATCGCCGGTCCCGAGGAGCTGAGCTTCGGGTTCGTCCCCACCCCCCGGGGCATGTACCTGCGGCTGGGGCAGGGATACATCGCCATGATGGACTTCGACGGCGGCGCGTTCGACCGCTCGCGGCCGCCGACCAGGGACCATCTCCAGGAGGTCCTTCGCCGCATATCGGGCACCGACGCGACCTTGAGCGACGTCCGCCTCGCCTCCAGTTTCACCGATCGCTCGATGCAGGTGCCGAGCTACCGGCGCGGGCGCGTCCTGCTGGCGGGGGACGCCGCCCACATCCACTCCCCGCTCGGCGGGCAGGGACTCAACCTCGGCATCGGCGACGCCATGAACCTCGGGTGGAAGCTCGCGGCGACCGTGCGCAAGGACGCGCCGGATGGGCTGCTGGACACGTACAGCGCTGAGCGCCATCCGGTCGGGGCGGCCGTGCTCGACTGGTCGCGCGCCCAGGTGGCGGTCATGCAGCCCGGCCCGATCGGCCAGGCACTCAAGGGCGTGGTGCGCGACCTCATCGGGACCGGCGACGGCACCGCCTATGTGTTCACGCGGCTTTCGGGGACGTGGGTCCGCTACGACCTCGGCGACGAACACCCGCTGGCGGGGCGCAGCGTCCCGGACTTCCGCCTCAAGGACGGCAGGCACATCGGCGACCTGTTGCGGGACGGACGCGCGGTCGCGCTCGACTTCAGCACCGAGCACCGTCTGAGCGGTTCGGCCAAGGACCGCGAGGGCCGGATCCGGTACGTGGCGGGCCCGGTTGACGACGACCTCGGCCTCGGCGCCGTCCTTGTCCGGCCCGACGGCGTGGTCGCCTGGGCGGGCGAGCGCGTCCCGGACCCCGTCGCGTTCGAGCGCGCGGCCGACCGCTGGCTCGGCGGCCCGGAACTCTGA
- a CDS encoding hydrolase, whose protein sequence is MTSSLSRKAFLSAVALTAAACLGCVAPAVSGAPSSARARVTLPAPTGPYPVGTTALHLTDDSRPDPWVGSRPHRELMVSVRYPARNVAGHSRAPQMSPGEAAGFDALNNLTDIPKGRVDWAVTRSHAFEGAPIAAHGAHGFPVVLYSPGAADPRSLGTTLCDDLASRGYVVVMIDHTYDATAVEFPGGRVEKSVLPREFDKAANGGDEQVTALLKKTMAVRVADTRFVLDQLGQLPGQLRGALDLATVGMFGQSAGGFTAAQSLHDDRRIKAAADLDGVLGYTQRDDDPANPSSVGVDGVDRPLLLMGKEGDNHHTVASWDAAWRHSSGWLRDLTLTGAEHASYTDLQSEIPQLAVPLGLSGKTVAANMGTVEPGHSVAAQEAYVSAFFDRWLRGRDRPLLDGPSERFPQVRFVK, encoded by the coding sequence ATGACCAGTTCACTCTCCCGCAAGGCATTCCTGTCCGCCGTCGCACTGACCGCCGCCGCGTGCCTGGGCTGCGTCGCTCCGGCTGTCAGTGGGGCCCCGTCGTCGGCGCGGGCGCGGGTGACACTGCCCGCGCCAACGGGACCGTATCCGGTCGGCACGACAGCACTGCACCTCACCGATGACAGCCGCCCCGACCCGTGGGTGGGCTCGCGTCCCCACCGGGAGCTGATGGTGAGTGTCCGCTACCCCGCACGTAATGTCGCCGGCCATTCAAGGGCGCCGCAGATGTCGCCGGGCGAGGCGGCCGGGTTCGACGCGCTGAACAATCTCACGGACATACCGAAGGGCCGGGTCGACTGGGCGGTCACGCGAAGCCATGCGTTTGAGGGGGCGCCGATCGCGGCGCACGGCGCACACGGTTTCCCCGTGGTGCTGTACTCGCCAGGCGCCGCGGATCCACGGAGCCTGGGCACGACCCTGTGCGACGATCTCGCGTCACGGGGTTATGTGGTGGTGATGATCGACCACACCTACGACGCGACGGCGGTCGAGTTCCCGGGCGGGCGCGTGGAGAAGTCCGTGCTGCCGCGGGAGTTCGACAAGGCGGCCAACGGCGGCGACGAGCAGGTCACCGCGCTGTTGAAGAAGACCATGGCGGTGCGCGTGGCGGACACGCGGTTCGTACTGGACCAGCTGGGGCAGCTGCCCGGTCAGCTGCGCGGGGCGCTCGACCTCGCCACCGTGGGGATGTTCGGGCAGTCCGCAGGCGGGTTCACGGCCGCGCAGAGCCTGCACGACGACCGGCGCATCAAGGCGGCGGCCGACCTGGACGGTGTCCTTGGTTACACCCAGCGCGACGACGACCCGGCGAACCCGTCCTCGGTCGGAGTGGACGGCGTCGACCGGCCCCTGCTGCTGATGGGCAAGGAGGGGGACAATCACCACACGGTCGCGTCCTGGGACGCGGCGTGGCGGCACAGCAGCGGGTGGCTGAGGGACCTGACTCTCACCGGCGCCGAGCATGCGAGCTATACCGACCTCCAGTCCGAAATACCGCAGCTGGCCGTCCCGTTGGGGCTTTCCGGGAAGACCGTCGCCGCCAACATGGGCACCGTTGAGCCGGGGCATTCGGTGGCCGCGCAGGAGGCATATGTGTCGGCCTTCTTCGACCGCTGGCTGAGGGGCCGGGACCGCCCTCTGCTCGACGGTCCCTCCGAGCGCTTCCCGCAGGTGCGGTTCGTGAAGTGA
- a CDS encoding alanine--tRNA ligase-related protein gives MDTERVIATFVEYFQDRGHRRVTGSNLLPPPQDPVLFTTSGMHPLTPYLEGRSHPSGGRLVNVQRCLRTTDLDEVGDTTHLTVFEMLGTWSLGDYDGSQSIAWGHDLLVDGFGVDPKLLHATVFGGDQDAGPDTASLRTWEERGVPVELTTRENWWSNGPSGPCGPDSEIFIWTGDTPPRSTPTGDERWVEVWNHVMMRYRRGEDGALGPLPRPNVDTGLGLERLAAVLQGKRSVFEIDLFEPWMRTVPSLWPLEEPPLRLVVDHVRSAIVVIGDGVPPSNTGRGYVLRRLIRRVLTTLWEADSSRTLGDLPGELFQHTLGHFGQSRLPGEVREVLLDEERRFTRLLERGRRVLSQPRFSHGLDEEDYHYLHDTHGLPRDLVRGLRGGSSG, from the coding sequence ATGGACACCGAGCGCGTCATCGCCACCTTCGTCGAGTACTTCCAGGACCGGGGCCACCGGCGCGTCACGGGATCGAACCTGCTGCCGCCTCCGCAAGACCCCGTGCTGTTCACCACCTCCGGCATGCATCCGCTCACCCCGTACCTGGAGGGCCGCTCCCACCCGTCCGGCGGGCGACTGGTCAATGTGCAGCGCTGTCTGCGCACCACCGATCTGGACGAGGTGGGCGACACCACGCATCTGACGGTCTTCGAGATGCTGGGCACCTGGTCGCTCGGCGACTACGACGGCTCGCAAAGCATCGCCTGGGGCCACGACCTGCTCGTCGACGGCTTCGGCGTGGACCCGAAGCTGCTGCACGCCACGGTCTTCGGCGGAGACCAGGACGCCGGCCCCGACACCGCTTCCCTGCGGACCTGGGAGGAGCGCGGGGTGCCGGTCGAGCTGACCACGCGGGAGAACTGGTGGTCCAACGGGCCGTCCGGTCCCTGCGGGCCCGACTCGGAGATCTTCATCTGGACGGGAGACACCCCGCCCCGGTCGACACCGACGGGCGACGAGCGATGGGTGGAGGTGTGGAACCACGTGATGATGCGCTACCGGCGCGGTGAGGACGGCGCCCTCGGCCCCCTGCCGCGGCCGAACGTCGACACCGGTCTCGGCCTGGAACGGCTCGCCGCCGTCCTCCAGGGCAAGAGGTCGGTCTTCGAGATCGATCTGTTCGAGCCGTGGATGCGTACGGTGCCTTCGCTGTGGCCGCTGGAGGAACCGCCGCTGCGTCTGGTGGTCGACCATGTGCGGTCGGCCATCGTGGTGATCGGCGACGGCGTGCCGCCGTCCAACACCGGGCGCGGGTACGTCCTGCGCCGGCTGATCCGGCGAGTGCTCACCACGCTGTGGGAGGCCGATTCCTCCCGGACACTCGGGGATCTGCCCGGGGAGCTGTTCCAGCACACGCTCGGCCACTTCGGTCAGAGCCGCCTTCCGGGCGAGGTCCGTGAGGTGCTGCTCGACGAGGAGCGGCGCTTCACCCGGCTCCTGGAGCGGGGCAGGCGCGTCCTGTCCCAGCCCCGTTTCTCCCACGGCCTCGACGAGGAGGACTACCACTATCTGCACGACACCCACGGCCTGCCCCGCGACCTGGTGCGCGGCCTTCGCGGGGGTTCGTCGGGGTGA
- a CDS encoding L-threonylcarbamoyladenylate synthase, which translates to MAKYFDVHPDNPQRRTISSVADSIRSGALVAYPTDSCYALGCQLGSRDGINRIRSIRALDDRHHFTLVCQNFAQLGQFVQIDNDVFRAIKAATPGSYTFILPATREVPRQLLHPKKKTVGVRIPDHAVAQALLEELGEPLLSSTLLLPDEDEPMTQGWEIKERLEHVVDAVLDSGDCGTEPTTVLDFSSGELEIVRRGAGDTSRFE; encoded by the coding sequence ATGGCAAAGTACTTCGACGTGCACCCCGACAACCCTCAGCGGCGCACCATCAGCAGTGTGGCGGACAGCATCCGTTCCGGCGCGCTCGTCGCCTACCCGACCGACTCCTGCTATGCGTTGGGCTGCCAGCTGGGCAGCCGCGACGGCATCAACCGGATCCGGTCGATCCGCGCCCTGGACGACCGCCATCACTTCACTCTGGTGTGCCAGAACTTTGCCCAGCTGGGTCAGTTCGTGCAGATCGACAATGACGTGTTCCGCGCGATCAAGGCGGCCACGCCCGGCAGTTACACGTTCATCCTGCCCGCGACCCGGGAGGTGCCGCGTCAGCTGCTGCACCCGAAGAAGAAGACCGTCGGCGTGCGGATCCCCGACCACGCCGTGGCTCAGGCCCTCCTGGAGGAGCTGGGCGAGCCCCTGCTCTCCAGCACCCTGCTGCTGCCCGACGAGGACGAGCCGATGACGCAGGGCTGGGAGATCAAGGAGCGTCTTGAGCACGTGGTGGACGCCGTCCTCGACTCCGGTGACTGCGGTACCGAGCCGACCACGGTGCTCGACTTCTCCAGCGGCGAGCTGGAGATCGTACGCCGGGGAGCGGGCGACACCTCCCGCTTCGAGTAG
- a CDS encoding ferredoxin → MTWTVRVDPQLCLASGMCAGAAPEVFALDGGHARVLPDGVEPDELLLDIADACPAQAITVSDASGVIGPRRD, encoded by the coding sequence ATGACCTGGACCGTACGCGTGGATCCGCAGCTGTGTCTGGCCTCGGGCATGTGCGCGGGAGCGGCCCCCGAGGTGTTCGCGCTGGACGGCGGGCACGCGCGGGTGCTGCCGGACGGCGTGGAACCGGACGAGCTGCTTCTGGACATCGCCGACGCCTGTCCCGCCCAGGCGATCACGGTGTCCGACGCGAGCGGCGTCATCGGACCCCGCCGCGACTGA
- a CDS encoding cytochrome P450: MTTADITPLAYPFNTADGLQLADAYERARELPGLLRVQLPYGEPAWLVTRYADARLVLGDQRFSRAEAALHDEPRQSEGRTVSGILGMDPPDHTRLRSLVARAFTVRQVEKLRPQVRELITSLLDDLEEAGPPADLVDTYALPLPVAVICQLLGVPTEDRPRFRVWSDAALSTSSLTAEEFEANREELRAYMRELIAVHREDPQDDLMTALIEARDGRDRLSELELVDLCVTILVAGHETTASQIPNFALTLLENPEQLARLRARPELVVNAVEELLRFVPLGSGAGQARYATEDIEVGGTLVRAGTPVLVAAGAANRDALRFSAPGVLDITRDGNQHLGFGHGVHHCLGAPLARLELQEALSALITRFPGLKLAGDVTWKSEMLVRGPRVMPVAW, encoded by the coding sequence GTGACGACAGCCGACATCACACCCCTCGCCTATCCCTTCAACACCGCCGACGGACTCCAGCTCGCCGACGCGTACGAGCGCGCCCGCGAACTGCCCGGCCTGTTGAGGGTCCAGCTGCCGTACGGCGAGCCGGCCTGGCTCGTCACCCGCTACGCCGACGCCCGGCTCGTCCTCGGCGACCAGCGCTTCAGCCGCGCCGAGGCCGCCCTGCACGACGAGCCCCGCCAGTCCGAGGGGCGTACCGTCAGCGGGATCCTCGGCATGGACCCGCCCGACCACACCCGGCTGCGCTCCCTGGTGGCGCGGGCGTTCACCGTCCGCCAAGTCGAAAAGCTCCGCCCCCAGGTCCGCGAACTCATCACCAGCCTGCTCGACGACCTGGAGGAGGCGGGTCCACCCGCCGACCTGGTGGACACCTACGCGCTGCCCCTGCCGGTGGCGGTGATCTGTCAACTGCTCGGCGTGCCCACCGAGGACCGCCCCCGCTTCCGGGTCTGGAGCGACGCGGCCCTGTCGACGAGCTCCCTGACGGCGGAGGAGTTCGAGGCCAACCGGGAGGAACTGCGCGCCTATATGCGCGAGTTGATCGCCGTGCACCGCGAGGATCCTCAGGACGACCTGATGACGGCGCTCATCGAGGCGCGCGACGGCCGCGACCGCCTCTCGGAGCTCGAACTCGTCGATCTGTGCGTGACGATCCTGGTGGCGGGCCACGAGACCACCGCCTCCCAGATCCCCAACTTCGCCCTCACCCTGCTGGAGAACCCCGAACAGCTGGCGCGGCTGCGGGCCCGGCCCGAACTCGTCGTGAACGCCGTGGAGGAGCTGTTGCGCTTCGTCCCCCTGGGAAGCGGCGCGGGCCAGGCCCGCTATGCCACCGAGGACATCGAAGTGGGCGGCACCCTGGTGCGGGCCGGCACCCCGGTCCTGGTCGCCGCCGGCGCCGCCAACCGCGACGCGCTGCGGTTCAGCGCCCCCGGCGTGCTCGACATCACCCGGGACGGCAACCAGCACCTCGGTTTCGGCCACGGAGTGCACCACTGCCTCGGCGCACCGCTGGCCCGGCTGGAACTCCAGGAGGCGCTGAGCGCCCTCATCACCCGCTTCCCCGGCCTGAAACTGGCCGGCGACGTGACCTGGAAGTCAGAGATGCTGGTCCGTGGGCCGCGTGTCATGCCGGTCGCGTGGTGA
- a CDS encoding TetR family transcriptional regulator, with the protein MDQAPGPATGERRRDAGATRRRLLDAARDLFAERGYEGVTVREIAERAGANQALLFRYFGSKQGLLTEVVARGGLEQLRATPPEELFETALRSMLSSSAAGSADRSLEVYLRSIGRGDEATGTLRELGEQYQSALAALSGAKDGALRADLAMAWLLGIGLMRTVVAREPLASADPDTVCRLVVDTLDHLWANPEEGSA; encoded by the coding sequence ATGGATCAAGCCCCCGGCCCGGCCACCGGCGAGCGCCGCCGCGACGCCGGAGCCACCCGGCGCCGACTGCTCGACGCCGCCCGCGATCTGTTCGCGGAGCGCGGCTACGAAGGGGTGACCGTCCGCGAGATCGCCGAGCGGGCCGGGGCCAACCAGGCCCTGCTGTTCCGTTACTTCGGGTCCAAGCAGGGGCTGCTCACGGAGGTCGTCGCCCGGGGCGGCCTGGAACAACTGCGTGCCACGCCACCGGAAGAGCTCTTCGAGACGGCCCTGCGCTCGATGCTGTCCAGCAGCGCGGCCGGCTCGGCCGACCGCTCGCTCGAGGTGTATCTGCGCTCCATCGGCCGGGGCGACGAGGCGACCGGGACGCTGCGGGAGCTGGGCGAGCAGTATCAGAGCGCCCTGGCCGCGCTCTCGGGCGCCAAGGACGGGGCCCTGCGCGCCGATCTGGCCATGGCCTGGCTGCTCGGCATCGGGCTCATGCGGACGGTCGTGGCCCGGGAGCCGCTGGCGAGCGCCGACCCGGACACCGTCTGCCGCCTCGTGGTGGACACGCTTGACCATCTCTGGGCAAACCCCGAGGAGGGGTCGGCCTAG
- a CDS encoding (4Fe-4S)-binding protein has translation MRVIADRNVCVGAGLCALTAPGVFDQDDDGLVEVITPEPEGAEQAAARQAGSLCPSGAVRVTQ, from the coding sequence ATGCGCGTCATCGCCGACCGGAACGTCTGCGTCGGCGCCGGACTCTGCGCGCTGACCGCGCCCGGCGTCTTCGACCAGGACGACGACGGTCTCGTCGAGGTGATCACGCCCGAACCCGAAGGCGCGGAGCAGGCCGCGGCCCGCCAGGCCGGAAGCCTCTGCCCATCGGGCGCGGTCCGGGTCACGCAGTAG